One stretch of Pontiella desulfatans DNA includes these proteins:
- a CDS encoding sialate O-acetylesterase, which yields MHKIHAVVLLVASLFASAAMGQSLKLGSPFGSNMVLQRETDAAIWGKAKPGEKVTISVSWSKKGYETKADADGAWKTKVKTPKAGGPLSLSIQSGDETIELSNVLAGEVWLCTGQSNMQWKMRGFGVDHWKEDAETANYPNIRFCQVAQVIALEPQDSVKASWSVCNPASVYGFSAVGFFFGRELFEALNVPIGLISVNWGGSSAEAWTSREVLGKAFPEFNERMAEYPEMIDQTGLLYPPAQKPKGMNQRNPAVLFNGMIEPLVSFAIRGAIWYQGESNVKEPVQYRTLFPAMIKDWRNRWGIGDFPFYYVQIAPWAYKNEPIGVAFLREAQTLALAVPNTGMAVTMDVGDAGNIHPKKKKPVAHRLALLALAKDYGQSNLVCSGPLFKGCRIEGGQVRLAFDHVGGGLVSRDGEALTHFTIAGKDKRFVDAEAVIDGDTVVVRAEGVSKPVAVRYGWGNADMPNLSNQEGLPAPSFRTDDWPIEN from the coding sequence ATGCATAAAATACATGCGGTTGTGCTTTTGGTTGCTTCGTTGTTCGCTTCGGCGGCGATGGGCCAATCCTTGAAGCTGGGGAGCCCGTTCGGAAGCAATATGGTGCTGCAACGGGAGACCGATGCCGCGATCTGGGGCAAGGCCAAGCCCGGCGAAAAGGTGACAATCTCCGTCTCCTGGAGCAAAAAGGGTTATGAGACGAAGGCGGATGCCGATGGCGCTTGGAAGACGAAAGTAAAAACGCCCAAGGCCGGCGGCCCGCTCAGCCTCTCGATACAAAGCGGCGACGAAACGATTGAGCTGAGCAACGTCCTTGCGGGCGAGGTGTGGCTCTGCACCGGGCAGTCGAACATGCAGTGGAAGATGCGGGGGTTCGGGGTCGACCATTGGAAGGAGGATGCCGAAACGGCCAACTATCCCAACATCCGGTTTTGCCAGGTGGCGCAGGTGATCGCGCTGGAACCGCAGGATTCGGTGAAGGCGAGCTGGTCGGTCTGCAACCCCGCCAGTGTCTACGGTTTTAGCGCGGTGGGTTTTTTCTTCGGGCGCGAACTTTTCGAAGCACTCAACGTGCCGATCGGTTTAATATCCGTCAACTGGGGCGGTTCCTCCGCCGAGGCGTGGACGAGCCGGGAGGTGCTGGGCAAGGCGTTCCCCGAATTCAACGAACGCATGGCCGAATATCCGGAGATGATCGATCAGACGGGGCTTCTTTATCCACCCGCGCAGAAACCGAAAGGCATGAACCAACGCAACCCGGCGGTGCTTTTTAACGGCATGATCGAGCCGCTGGTGTCGTTCGCGATACGCGGCGCGATCTGGTACCAGGGCGAATCGAACGTGAAGGAACCCGTGCAGTACCGCACGCTTTTCCCCGCCATGATCAAGGATTGGCGCAACCGCTGGGGCATCGGCGATTTCCCGTTCTACTATGTGCAGATCGCGCCATGGGCCTATAAGAACGAGCCGATCGGGGTCGCCTTCCTGCGCGAGGCGCAGACCCTGGCGCTGGCGGTGCCCAACACCGGCATGGCCGTAACGATGGATGTCGGGGATGCGGGCAACATTCATCCGAAGAAGAAAAAACCCGTGGCGCATCGCTTGGCCCTGCTGGCCTTGGCGAAGGATTACGGCCAATCCAACCTTGTTTGTTCGGGCCCGCTGTTTAAAGGGTGCCGGATCGAAGGCGGCCAGGTTCGGCTCGCGTTCGATCACGTCGGCGGCGGGCTCGTCAGCCGCGATGGCGAGGCGCTGACCCATTTCACCATTGCCGGAAAAGATAAACGGTTTGTCGATGCCGAAGCAGTGATCGATGGCGACACGGTTGTTGTCCGCGCCGAAGGGGTTTCGAAGCCGGTTGCGGTGCGCTATGGCTGGGGCAATGCCGATATGCCCAACCTTTCCAACCAGGAAGGCTTGCCGGCGCCTTCGTTCCGCACCGACGACTGGCCCATCGAAAACTAA
- a CDS encoding glycoside hydrolase family 95 protein: MFEKIDTQQFDPATVMWYAAPAADWQAALPVGNGRLGAMVFGSHGVERIQLNEETCWSGGPYSTVVKGVAEALPTIQQHIFEGQPIRAHKLFGRKLMGYPVEQQKYQSLANLMLFFDGQEKVKDYRRWLDLETGIAGVEYTVDDVTFRREVFASAPDQVIAVRLTASQPGALSFKAQLRGCRNSAHSNYATDYFRMDGVGRSGLMLNGKSADYLGIEGRLRYKAELQAVPEGGTMKVEDDFLIIENADAVTLLIAAASNFKNYKDVGADQEKRVADCLKKVEGKPFNAIAEAAVSNHWNFFKRVALELPKNKRSFLPTDERKKDPDPNLAALCYHFARYVLIASSRPGTQPANLQGIWNEDMNPSWDSKYTTNINAEMNYWNAQSGNLAECFEPFRKMAQELTDQGAQVAKEHYGARGWVFHQNTDLWRVAAPMDGPCWGTFTVGGAWICNQLFDHYLYTRDEAYLKEILPLLEGSVQFFLDFLVEDPSGQFLVTNPSTSPENPPKGPGYEYFYDEVTGMYYFTTICYGSSMDIQILTDLFGNYLEAEKLLGKESDFGRQALAARKRLAPPTIGKDGTLQEWTEDLGQMEDRHRHFSHLYGLYPGNVISARRTPQYIDGVKAVLEQRGDGGKGFSMGWKMALWARLFDGDRANKVFKVYLQEQCCPQLFAKCGTALQIDGTMGVAAGITEMLVQSHEGAIDLLPALPQEWANGAFDGVCVRGGFELNMKWDDQRISRVEILSKAGTVCRIGDGAAFKVLQDGKEIETTLNTDGSLEFRTVKDGSYKLVSQ, translated from the coding sequence ATGTTTGAGAAGATCGATACACAGCAATTCGATCCTGCAACCGTGATGTGGTACGCCGCGCCCGCCGCGGATTGGCAGGCCGCGCTGCCCGTGGGGAACGGCCGGCTGGGGGCCATGGTTTTCGGGAGCCACGGCGTGGAGCGGATCCAGTTGAACGAAGAAACCTGCTGGTCGGGCGGCCCCTATTCCACGGTGGTGAAAGGCGTTGCCGAAGCGTTGCCGACCATCCAGCAACACATCTTCGAAGGCCAGCCGATCCGGGCCCACAAGCTGTTTGGCCGAAAGCTCATGGGCTATCCCGTCGAGCAGCAGAAATACCAATCGCTCGCCAACCTCATGCTGTTCTTCGACGGGCAGGAGAAGGTGAAGGACTATCGGCGATGGCTGGATCTGGAAACCGGCATCGCCGGTGTGGAATACACCGTTGACGATGTGACGTTCCGCCGCGAGGTGTTCGCGTCCGCGCCCGATCAGGTGATCGCCGTCCGCCTGACGGCGAGCCAGCCCGGCGCGCTCTCCTTCAAGGCGCAGCTGCGCGGATGCCGCAACAGTGCGCATTCGAACTATGCCACCGACTATTTCCGTATGGATGGCGTCGGCCGGAGCGGCCTGATGCTCAACGGCAAGTCGGCCGACTATCTGGGCATCGAAGGCCGGCTGCGCTACAAGGCCGAGCTGCAGGCGGTTCCAGAGGGTGGAACCATGAAAGTGGAAGACGATTTCCTGATCATCGAAAACGCGGACGCGGTGACGCTGCTCATTGCGGCGGCCTCCAATTTCAAGAACTATAAGGATGTCGGCGCCGATCAGGAAAAGCGCGTGGCGGACTGCTTGAAAAAGGTGGAAGGGAAGCCGTTCAATGCAATTGCCGAAGCCGCCGTTTCCAACCATTGGAACTTTTTCAAGCGGGTCGCGCTGGAGCTGCCGAAGAACAAACGCTCCTTCCTCCCGACCGATGAGCGCAAGAAAGATCCGGATCCCAACCTCGCGGCGCTTTGCTACCACTTTGCGCGATACGTGCTGATTGCCTCATCGCGTCCCGGAACCCAGCCCGCCAACCTGCAGGGCATCTGGAACGAGGATATGAATCCGTCGTGGGATTCGAAATACACCACCAACATCAATGCCGAGATGAACTATTGGAACGCCCAGTCCGGCAACCTCGCCGAATGCTTCGAGCCCTTCAGGAAGATGGCGCAGGAGCTGACCGACCAAGGCGCGCAGGTGGCGAAGGAGCACTACGGCGCGCGCGGTTGGGTGTTCCACCAGAACACCGACCTGTGGCGCGTGGCGGCGCCGATGGACGGCCCCTGCTGGGGCACCTTCACCGTCGGCGGTGCCTGGATCTGCAACCAGCTGTTCGACCACTACCTCTACACGCGGGACGAAGCATACCTGAAGGAAATCCTGCCGCTGCTGGAAGGTTCCGTTCAGTTTTTCCTCGATTTCCTCGTGGAGGATCCCTCGGGCCAATTCCTCGTGACCAATCCTTCGACCTCTCCGGAAAACCCGCCGAAGGGCCCCGGCTATGAATATTTCTACGACGAAGTGACGGGCATGTATTATTTCACGACCATCTGCTACGGCTCGTCGATGGACATCCAGATCCTGACCGACCTGTTCGGCAACTATCTCGAAGCCGAAAAGCTGCTGGGCAAGGAGTCGGACTTCGGCCGGCAGGCGCTCGCCGCCCGGAAAAGGCTGGCTCCTCCAACCATTGGAAAAGACGGCACCCTGCAGGAATGGACGGAAGACCTGGGGCAGATGGAAGACCGGCACCGCCATTTCTCCCACCTCTACGGCCTCTATCCGGGCAACGTCATTTCCGCCAGGCGCACCCCGCAATACATCGATGGCGTCAAGGCGGTGCTCGAACAGCGCGGCGATGGAGGCAAAGGTTTTTCCATGGGTTGGAAGATGGCGCTTTGGGCGCGGCTCTTCGATGGCGATCGCGCCAACAAGGTCTTCAAGGTATATTTGCAGGAGCAGTGCTGTCCGCAGCTGTTCGCCAAGTGCGGAACCGCGTTGCAGATCGACGGCACCATGGGCGTGGCCGCAGGCATTACCGAAATGCTGGTGCAGTCGCACGAGGGTGCGATCGATCTGCTGCCCGCCTTGCCGCAGGAATGGGCGAACGGCGCGTTCGACGGCGTATGCGTCCGCGGTGGATTTGAGTTGAACATGAAGTGGGACGACCAGCGCATTTCCCGGGTCGAAATCCTGTCGAAGGCAGGAACCGTTTGCCGCATCGGCGACGGTGCCGCGTTCAAGGTTTTGCAGGATGGAAAAGAGATCGAGACAACGCTGAACACAGACGGATCGCTTGAGTTCCGCACCGTCAAAGACGGTTCGTACAAACTGGTTAGTCAGTAG
- a CDS encoding sulfatase family protein yields MEKMLMLLLLAGVAGSGFAGKKAPPNVIVFLADDLGYGDLGCYGNRIIQTPHLDQFAREGVRLTDCHSGGTVCSPSRAALLTGRNPYRSGFFYIHNRTTFLKDEEVTLAEVLKGKGYETAFWGKWHLSTLEHTHYVHPGPGEQGFDYWMGTTLNAFDKLGGPQRPKAFIKNGEPVGEVDGWYCDVIVDDAREWLKSKRNKEKPFFMYVCSHEPHTPIHPPEAYSSKYDNPWVEQLEKQTRYGTINRPEKDISAYKKEYYGTVNQLDDAFGRLMNTLDEQGLRENTLVLFTSDNGPETPVTFEECQGQWEDPIRDKCFGTPGELRGMKRYPFEGGHRVPGIARLPGAIPAGSESGVLFSGTDILPTVCKLVGAAVPANRNVDGVDAFNAFLGQTVERKDSAIWFFPHHGDTWFRMPQVSMRSGSYSLIGRLPKRAEGEELNDWFVHNDPVLFELYDLSVDPAQSNDIAEQHPEVVATMAKEMTALWRGMRDEGLAAKKN; encoded by the coding sequence ATGGAAAAAATGCTAATGCTGTTGCTGCTCGCGGGGGTGGCCGGTTCCGGCTTCGCCGGGAAGAAAGCGCCGCCCAACGTCATTGTCTTTCTGGCCGATGATTTGGGGTATGGCGATCTGGGTTGCTATGGCAACAGGATTATCCAAACGCCCCATCTCGACCAATTCGCCCGGGAGGGCGTGCGGTTGACGGATTGCCATTCCGGCGGCACCGTGTGTTCCCCTTCGCGCGCCGCGCTGCTGACCGGCCGCAATCCCTACCGCTCCGGCTTCTTCTATATCCACAACCGAACCACCTTCCTGAAGGATGAGGAAGTCACCCTCGCCGAAGTGCTCAAGGGCAAGGGCTACGAAACCGCGTTCTGGGGCAAGTGGCATCTTTCCACGCTGGAGCATACCCATTATGTCCATCCCGGCCCGGGCGAGCAGGGCTTCGACTATTGGATGGGCACGACGCTGAACGCCTTCGATAAACTGGGCGGGCCGCAGCGCCCCAAGGCGTTCATCAAGAACGGCGAGCCGGTGGGCGAGGTCGATGGATGGTATTGCGATGTGATCGTTGATGACGCGCGCGAATGGCTGAAGTCGAAGCGCAACAAAGAAAAGCCGTTCTTCATGTATGTCTGCTCGCACGAGCCGCACACGCCGATCCATCCGCCGGAGGCCTACAGCTCCAAGTATGACAACCCGTGGGTGGAGCAGCTGGAAAAGCAGACCCGATACGGAACGATCAACCGCCCGGAAAAGGATATCTCCGCCTATAAAAAAGAGTATTACGGAACCGTGAACCAGCTCGACGACGCCTTTGGCCGTTTGATGAATACGCTCGACGAACAGGGGCTCCGGGAAAACACCCTGGTGCTGTTCACCAGCGACAACGGCCCCGAAACGCCGGTCACCTTCGAGGAGTGCCAGGGCCAGTGGGAAGATCCCATCCGCGACAAGTGTTTCGGCACCCCCGGCGAATTGCGCGGCATGAAACGCTATCCGTTCGAAGGCGGCCACCGCGTGCCCGGCATCGCCCGCCTCCCCGGCGCCATTCCGGCCGGAAGCGAAAGCGGGGTGCTCTTCAGCGGAACCGATATACTGCCGACGGTCTGCAAGCTGGTCGGCGCCGCGGTTCCGGCCAACCGCAACGTGGACGGGGTCGATGCCTTCAACGCCTTCCTGGGTCAAACGGTTGAGCGCAAGGATTCCGCCATCTGGTTTTTCCCGCACCATGGCGACACCTGGTTCCGCATGCCGCAGGTCTCGATGCGTTCGGGCAGTTATTCGTTGATCGGCCGCCTGCCAAAGCGCGCCGAAGGCGAGGAACTCAATGATTGGTTTGTCCACAACGATCCGGTGCTGTTCGAACTCTACGATCTTTCGGTGGATCCCGCGCAGAGCAACGATATTGCCGAGCAGCATCCCGAAGTGGTTGCCACGATGGCAAAGGAGATGACCGCCCTCTGGCGCGGGATGCGCGATGAAGGCCTGGCCGCAAAAAAGAACTAG